A genome region from Nitrospirota bacterium includes the following:
- a CDS encoding PAS domain-containing protein, translating into MNCSLVWPPRCRRIWRRRRREGRKMAEHGPAGACELDLLQDAFRSFDQAATTLQESYQTLTARLERMDLELAASNEALRLNLKENEEMRSHLSAILESLTTGVIVADGTGAIVRCNRSAEMLLGLSRNRLFGRPISAVLAEYLPDGGGHPIAPNGIPLSLSRAVLRNSAGEATGAILLLHDISAVRRLEERLQRRDRLASMGEMVGRIAHEIRNPLGSVELFASLLRRDLRDDPERRQYAEHISKAVEAMDRLLSNLLVCTKPNGPKAGWHRTDLLVQEALALAQHATLRGNMAVQVYLDPAIPTLWCDGGQLKQVLVNLILNAAQAMPGGGVLTLKAGPDKEAASGQPVVRLSVSDQGDGIRPDHRSRLFDPFFTTKEEGTGLGLAIVHAIVEGHRGRVEVESDVGRGSTFSVILPQPENAEPSAVSFQRSASEKKLMTES; encoded by the coding sequence ATGAACTGCTCGCTCGTCTGGCCGCCTCGATGCAGGCGGATCTGGCGGCGACGAAGACGGGAGGGTCGTAAGATGGCAGAGCACGGTCCTGCTGGCGCCTGCGAACTCGACCTGCTGCAAGATGCCTTCCGGAGTTTCGATCAGGCGGCGACGACGCTTCAGGAGTCCTACCAGACCCTGACCGCGCGGCTGGAGCGGATGGACCTGGAACTGGCGGCCAGCAATGAGGCGCTTCGCCTCAACCTCAAAGAGAATGAAGAGATGCGGAGCCATCTCTCGGCGATTCTGGAATCGCTGACGACGGGCGTGATCGTGGCCGACGGGACCGGGGCGATCGTCCGCTGCAACCGCTCCGCGGAGATGCTGCTGGGGCTGTCGCGGAACCGGCTGTTCGGGCGGCCGATCTCGGCGGTGCTGGCGGAGTACCTGCCCGACGGAGGCGGGCACCCGATCGCGCCGAACGGCATCCCTCTGTCCTTGTCACGGGCCGTGTTGCGGAACAGCGCGGGAGAGGCGACCGGCGCGATCCTCCTCCTGCACGACATTTCGGCGGTCCGGCGGCTCGAAGAGCGGCTGCAGCGGCGGGACCGGCTGGCCTCGATGGGCGAAATGGTGGGGCGTATCGCGCATGAAATTCGGAACCCGCTCGGCAGCGTGGAACTCTTTGCCTCCCTGCTCAGGAGGGATTTGCGGGACGATCCGGAGCGCCGCCAATATGCCGAGCATATCTCGAAGGCGGTCGAAGCCATGGACCGGCTCTTGTCCAACCTGCTTGTCTGCACGAAGCCGAATGGTCCGAAAGCCGGTTGGCATCGGACGGACCTGCTGGTCCAGGAGGCGTTGGCGCTGGCGCAGCACGCGACCCTGCGCGGCAACATGGCGGTGCAGGTTTATCTGGACCCGGCGATACCGACCCTCTGGTGCGACGGGGGGCAGCTCAAGCAGGTACTGGTCAATCTGATTCTCAACGCCGCGCAGGCCATGCCGGGCGGCGGCGTGCTCACGCTGAAGGCCGGACCGGACAAGGAGGCGGCCAGTGGGCAGCCGGTCGTGCGTCTGTCGGTGTCGGACCAGGGGGACGGCATCCGGCCCGATCATCGCTCGCGCCTTTTCGACCCCTTCTTTACCACCAAGGAGGAAGGAACCGGGCTGGGGCTGGCGATCGTGCATGCCATCGTCGAAGGACATCGTGGGCGGGTGGAAGTCGAGAGCGACGTCGGGCGCGGCAGTACGTTTTCGGTGATTTTGCCGCAGCCGGAGAATGCAGAGCCGTCGGCCGTCAGCTTTCAGCGATCAGCCTCGGAGAAGAAGCTGATGACTGAGAGCTGA
- the fliG gene encoding flagellar motor switch protein FliG, whose product MSHAMATNLSGEEKAAILLRAIGEDAAAEVMRHLDPKDIRKIGSHMSAISNISREEESAVIVEFQAAASNGDVGFEGKEYIKSVLTKALGSDKAERILETLTNTSYPGLESLKWLEPKTVAQMIKIEHPQTVAVILAHLDPDQASQILAHLPDFMQADVTLRLGTIEEIQPEVLQHLSDVLQEAFKGGTKTRGCSVGGTKVVADIMGRLDKAMEGNIMGKLSEKDPELAESIRSLMFVFDDLVKVDDRGIQELMKEISKEELPLALRGAGQEVRDKFLRNMSSRAAETLKEDMETRGPVKVSEVEKTQQNILKLCRKLEAEGRIVIAGQGEEMV is encoded by the coding sequence ATGAGCCACGCCATGGCCACGAATCTGAGCGGGGAAGAAAAAGCGGCGATTTTGTTGCGGGCGATCGGCGAGGATGCCGCCGCGGAGGTCATGCGGCACCTCGATCCCAAAGACATCCGCAAGATCGGCTCGCACATGAGCGCCATCTCGAACATTTCGCGGGAGGAGGAATCCGCGGTCATCGTGGAATTCCAGGCGGCGGCCTCCAACGGCGACGTCGGCTTCGAGGGCAAGGAATACATCAAGAGCGTACTCACCAAAGCGCTGGGGTCCGACAAGGCCGAGCGCATCCTGGAAACCCTGACCAATACCTCGTACCCGGGACTCGAATCCTTGAAGTGGCTGGAGCCCAAGACGGTGGCCCAGATGATCAAGATCGAGCACCCGCAGACGGTCGCGGTGATTCTGGCCCACCTCGATCCGGATCAGGCCAGCCAGATCCTCGCCCATTTGCCGGATTTCATGCAGGCGGACGTGACCTTGCGGCTGGGGACAATCGAAGAGATCCAGCCGGAAGTGCTCCAGCATCTGAGCGACGTCCTGCAGGAAGCCTTCAAGGGCGGCACCAAGACCCGGGGCTGCAGCGTCGGAGGAACCAAGGTGGTGGCCGACATCATGGGACGGCTCGACAAGGCGATGGAAGGCAACATCATGGGCAAACTCTCCGAAAAGGACCCGGAACTGGCCGAGAGCATCCGGTCCCTGATGTTCGTCTTCGACGACCTCGTGAAGGTGGACGATCGCGGGATTCAGGAACTCATGAAGGAAATCAGCAAGGAGGAACTCCCGCTGGCGCTTCGCGGAGCCGGACAGGAGGTGCGCGATAAATTCCTGCGAAATATGTCCAGCCGTGCTGCCGAGACGCTCAAGGAAGACATGGAGACCCGCGGGCCGGTCAAGGTCAGCGAAGTGGAGAAGACCCAACAGAATATCCTGAAACTCTGCCGGAAGCTGGAAGCGGAGGGCCGGATCGTGATTGCCGGTCAAGGGGAGGAGATGGTGTGA
- the flgB gene encoding flagellar basal body rod protein FlgB yields the protein MQIFDKTMQLLEQNLDLRAARHRVIASNVANEETPGYRAKELQFLDALAAATHGKSGAQMAVTDTRHLGSQGQAGGRVQGKLVELPSPELPLDANSVNLDMEMAKLGDNAINYNASATMLSMRFRQLLDAIRDVR from the coding sequence ATGCAGATCTTCGATAAGACCATGCAGCTGTTGGAGCAAAACCTGGATCTCCGCGCCGCTCGGCACCGCGTGATCGCCTCCAACGTTGCCAACGAAGAAACGCCGGGGTACCGGGCCAAAGAACTGCAATTTCTCGATGCCTTGGCCGCGGCCACCCATGGCAAGTCAGGCGCTCAGATGGCGGTCACGGATACCCGTCACCTGGGAAGCCAGGGGCAGGCGGGGGGACGGGTGCAGGGCAAGCTCGTCGAATTGCCCTCGCCCGAGCTGCCGTTGGATGCGAACTCCGTCAATCTTGACATGGAGATGGCCAAGCTGGGCGACAACGCAATCAACTACAATGCGTCGGCGACGATGCTGTCGATGCGCTTCCGGCAGTTGTTGGATGCGATTCGGGACGTGCGATAG
- the fliF gene encoding flagellar M-ring protein FliF translates to MLGKFNDLPVGRRFAILLVLAAGVAGLVAVGLWSQQPDMLVLFANLTQEDAGAIVEKLKESKVPYEVGAGGGSILVPSAQVHDLRLQLAGQGLPHGGGVGFEIFDRTTVGMSEFVQKLNYRRALQGELARTIAQMPEVERARVHLAVPERRLFSSEQDKPRASVVLSLKRSGSLSKAQVQGVVHLVASSVEGLQPQHVTVVDGHGRMLSEASDDGPTRLSGSQLEYQRSIEKDIETRIQTMLERIVGASKAVVRVSSVLDFRQVELTEERFDPNGQVVRSEQRNQEKANGTSGQAGGVPGVGSNVPSGQQAQPVQSSSNSTQTKNETLNYEISRTVSRIIEPTGTIKKLSVAVLVDGTYEAAKAGEGAKEGIGEAKRKYVPRADAEMRQIEEIVKKAMGYSAERQDQVEVVNVPFGGEETEEGPGAIATAGLPSAAVWAPYVRYGVAGVLFLLILFFVVRPLMGVLTAPQGAPLLAAEGQLAMPQGMQPALPMTVGQLESSLGGAPRTQIVDMARGNPQSTALIVKQWLKSPAE, encoded by the coding sequence ATGCTCGGAAAATTCAACGACCTGCCGGTGGGGCGACGGTTTGCGATTCTCCTCGTGTTGGCCGCAGGAGTCGCCGGATTGGTGGCCGTGGGGCTCTGGAGTCAGCAGCCGGACATGCTAGTCCTGTTCGCCAACTTGACGCAGGAGGATGCCGGGGCCATCGTCGAGAAACTCAAGGAATCCAAGGTGCCCTACGAAGTGGGGGCCGGCGGCGGGTCGATTCTCGTGCCGAGCGCCCAAGTCCACGACCTGCGCCTTCAACTGGCCGGCCAGGGGTTGCCGCACGGCGGGGGCGTGGGTTTCGAGATCTTCGACCGCACCACGGTCGGCATGTCCGAGTTCGTCCAGAAGTTGAACTATCGCCGGGCGTTGCAGGGAGAGCTGGCGCGGACGATCGCGCAGATGCCGGAAGTGGAACGGGCCAGGGTCCACCTGGCGGTGCCGGAGCGCCGCCTCTTCAGTTCCGAACAGGACAAGCCCCGGGCCTCGGTGGTGCTGTCGCTGAAGCGCAGCGGATCGTTGAGCAAGGCGCAGGTGCAGGGGGTCGTGCATCTCGTCGCCAGCAGCGTGGAAGGGTTGCAACCGCAGCATGTGACCGTGGTGGACGGGCACGGCCGGATGTTGTCGGAGGCGTCGGATGACGGGCCGACGCGGCTCTCCGGGTCGCAGCTGGAGTATCAGCGGTCGATCGAGAAGGATATCGAGACCCGCATCCAGACCATGCTCGAACGGATCGTCGGGGCGAGCAAGGCGGTGGTCCGGGTGTCGAGCGTCCTGGATTTCCGGCAGGTGGAACTGACGGAGGAGCGGTTCGATCCCAATGGGCAGGTGGTGCGGAGCGAACAGCGCAACCAGGAAAAAGCCAACGGCACCAGCGGGCAGGCCGGCGGGGTGCCGGGCGTCGGGTCGAACGTGCCGTCGGGTCAGCAGGCGCAGCCGGTCCAGAGCAGCAGCAACAGCACGCAGACGAAGAACGAGACCCTGAACTACGAGATCAGCCGGACGGTGTCGCGGATCATCGAACCGACGGGCACCATCAAAAAACTGTCCGTCGCGGTGCTGGTGGACGGGACCTACGAGGCGGCGAAGGCCGGCGAGGGGGCCAAAGAGGGAATCGGCGAGGCCAAGCGCAAGTATGTGCCGCGGGCGGATGCCGAAATGAGGCAGATCGAAGAAATCGTCAAGAAAGCCATGGGCTATTCGGCGGAACGGCAGGATCAAGTTGAAGTGGTCAACGTGCCCTTCGGGGGCGAGGAGACGGAAGAGGGCCCCGGCGCGATCGCCACGGCGGGGCTCCCGTCCGCCGCCGTCTGGGCGCCCTACGTCCGCTACGGGGTGGCGGGCGTCCTGTTCCTCCTGATTCTGTTCTTCGTCGTCCGGCCCTTGATGGGCGTGTTGACGGCGCCGCAGGGCGCGCCGCTGCTGGCAGCCGAGGGCCAACTGGCCATGCCCCAGGGTATGCAGCCGGCGCTCCCCATGACGGTTGGCCAGTTGGAGTCGTCCTTGGGCGGCGCGCCACGGACCCAGATCGTGGATATGGCCAGAGGCAATCCGCAGTCCACCGCGCTCATCGTCAAACAATGGCTGAAGAGCCCCGCTGAATGA
- the flgC gene encoding flagellar basal body rod protein FlgC — protein MDINDTLAISVSALDAQRHRLNVIASNLANAQSTHTEQGGPYKRHDVVFQASPIVPKFSGALLKAGLDPHAQPLQGVRVARIIEDQKPGKAIHDPQHPDADAQGFVQMPNVNVMEEMVNMISASRAYEANVQAISTARTMWNRALEIGR, from the coding sequence ATGGATATCAACGATACGCTTGCCATTTCCGTGTCCGCGCTGGATGCCCAGCGCCACCGGTTGAACGTCATCGCCAGCAATCTGGCGAACGCGCAGTCCACGCATACCGAGCAGGGCGGTCCCTACAAGCGCCACGACGTCGTATTCCAGGCCTCGCCGATCGTTCCGAAGTTCTCCGGCGCCTTGCTTAAGGCGGGACTCGATCCTCATGCACAACCGCTGCAAGGAGTGCGGGTGGCCCGGATTATCGAAGATCAGAAGCCGGGCAAGGCCATCCATGATCCCCAGCATCCGGATGCCGATGCCCAGGGGTTCGTGCAGATGCCGAACGTGAACGTGATGGAGGAGATGGTCAACATGATTTCGGCCTCCCGCGCCTATGAAGCCAACGTGCAGGCGATCAGCACGGCCCGGACCATGTGGAACCGGGCGCTGGAGATCGGACGGTAG
- a CDS encoding flagellar hook-length control protein FliK encodes MNAGLLISVSTGNDGVKASGQAVADVPKSEGHSGETSFGKVLTQAGEHVDAVTDSADAASPKADPPASMASLSPLQMALALQASALVAVQAGQGGQAAVDGQSDSAQPGASSPGETLSLQSLQLSQAGQATSALVPPSGSDQMPTVAAGTALTMAGQVGMAAMTEPAGQASPTNVNQPTLTNQAATMTQALLQNVGSQTQPNDASNRQAEVPQQQNVAEAVAKEPQVQLELVNKIGPAEASHLSVGGPIAAEPERIPSQPEPSAPAPQLNGTGQEKDPGPIAAGAGQPIQAPSELDATPDAAAPSSQTGLQNRAMTEQARQLAASMQTDKSKEPGKGQKEPQSPQLVTGAERLGVGTGDGRTGHIDGAAKVVVPTPVAALPAEPAAVPSVQSLRLEVERPDLGGVQVRVVLADQTVHAKVTTGQVEVRDFLVARQDQLAVGLKASGLEMGEFQVDVDPQGRGQSGPGWFAGAQGDQADQGRRQPGPQATQPLPMEPRVEQWSGYGHGALSGVLERRTLNVFA; translated from the coding sequence GTGAACGCTGGTCTTCTCATCTCTGTCTCGACCGGCAACGACGGGGTGAAGGCTTCCGGCCAGGCTGTTGCGGACGTGCCGAAGTCTGAGGGGCATTCCGGCGAGACCTCCTTCGGAAAGGTGCTGACGCAGGCCGGGGAGCATGTGGATGCCGTGACCGATTCCGCCGATGCTGCTTCTCCGAAGGCCGACCCCCCTGCCTCGATGGCCTCCTTGTCTCCCCTGCAGATGGCATTGGCCCTGCAAGCTTCGGCGTTGGTTGCAGTCCAGGCAGGACAGGGTGGGCAAGCTGCTGTCGATGGCCAATCTGACTCGGCGCAGCCTGGCGCCTCGAGCCCCGGTGAGACCCTGTCGCTCCAGTCGTTGCAGCTTAGCCAGGCCGGGCAGGCAACGTCCGCCCTCGTGCCCCCTTCTGGATCCGACCAGATGCCTACGGTTGCGGCGGGGACTGCCTTAACAATGGCCGGCCAAGTCGGGATGGCGGCGATGACGGAGCCGGCCGGTCAAGCAAGCCCAACGAACGTGAATCAGCCGACACTCACCAATCAAGCAGCGACGATGACGCAGGCCCTGCTGCAAAACGTGGGTTCTCAGACTCAGCCGAACGATGCCTCCAACCGCCAGGCCGAGGTCCCCCAACAGCAGAACGTTGCCGAAGCGGTGGCAAAAGAGCCGCAGGTGCAACTCGAACTCGTCAATAAGATCGGGCCGGCGGAAGCCTCACACCTATCTGTGGGAGGTCCGATAGCCGCAGAGCCAGAGCGGATTCCCTCGCAGCCCGAGCCGTCAGCCCCGGCTCCGCAACTCAACGGGACCGGGCAGGAAAAGGACCCTGGGCCGATTGCGGCTGGCGCAGGCCAGCCGATCCAGGCTCCATCCGAACTCGATGCGACCCCCGATGCCGCCGCGCCGTCGTCGCAAACCGGTCTTCAGAACCGGGCAATGACCGAGCAGGCGCGCCAACTCGCCGCCTCCATGCAGACTGACAAGAGTAAGGAACCAGGCAAGGGCCAGAAAGAGCCCCAGTCGCCCCAGCTGGTGACCGGAGCCGAGCGGCTTGGTGTCGGCACGGGTGATGGCCGGACGGGACACATTGACGGAGCGGCCAAGGTCGTCGTTCCGACTCCCGTGGCTGCTCTTCCGGCAGAGCCGGCCGCCGTGCCTTCGGTCCAATCCTTGCGCCTGGAAGTCGAGCGGCCGGATCTCGGCGGGGTCCAGGTTCGCGTGGTCCTGGCCGACCAGACGGTGCATGCCAAGGTCACGACGGGACAGGTCGAAGTGCGGGATTTCCTGGTCGCCAGGCAGGACCAACTGGCCGTGGGCCTCAAAGCGTCGGGGCTGGAGATGGGCGAGTTCCAGGTGGACGTGGATCCCCAGGGCCGCGGGCAGTCCGGCCCCGGATGGTTTGCCGGAGCCCAGGGAGATCAGGCGGATCAGGGACGCCGACAGCCGGGGCCTCAGGCAACCCAGCCGCTGCCGATGGAACCCCGGGTGGAGCAATGGTCCGGTTATGGTCATGGGGCGCTTAGCGGAGTCTTGGAGCGCCGCACGTTGAATGTCTTCGCCTAG
- a CDS encoding sigma-54-dependent Fis family transcriptional regulator translates to MLGMSTQRSCAGSREARSVLVVDDEPSMRLALTESLRRNGFGVSHAVDGREAIERLAQCKPWLVLTDMKMPRLGGIEVLKEIKKRSPGTAVVVMTAYGTVETAVEAMKHGASDYLLKPFATEALERVLARLEEAGADPAPGQEAGRWPARSILTEDPGMVRLLGMAEVVAMSQATVLIHGESGTGKELLARFIHSRSPRAHRPFIAVNCAALPDGLLESELFGHERGAFTGALVRKLGKFEMAHTGTLLLDEISEMDLGLQAKLLRVLQEREVDRIGGREPVHVDIRVIATTNRSLRAEVDRGRFREDLYYRLNVFPILLPPLRERRPDIPVLARHFVEAAAARNGLPVPVLSEAAAAVICARPWKGNVRELENVVERAVLMASAGTIQPEHFQFDESQGAGVSQVTPAVGSSNAASQATLPPAPSGGAFGAVDVANEGSLWEMERELIFKTLAKMNGNRTHAAKVLGISIRTLRNKLREYRQQGEPTAAGVGSSEDGRQELPSSLLCDGTAQAPSQALPAA, encoded by the coding sequence ATGTTAGGGATGTCAACGCAGCGCTCCTGTGCGGGGAGCCGCGAAGCCCGGTCGGTTCTGGTCGTGGATGACGAGCCGTCCATGCGGCTGGCTTTGACGGAGTCCTTGCGCCGCAACGGGTTCGGCGTCTCCCACGCCGTCGACGGCCGGGAGGCGATCGAACGGCTCGCGCAGTGCAAGCCCTGGCTGGTACTGACCGACATGAAGATGCCACGTTTGGGCGGCATCGAGGTCCTCAAGGAAATTAAAAAACGGTCGCCGGGCACGGCTGTTGTGGTGATGACCGCCTATGGCACGGTGGAGACCGCGGTGGAAGCCATGAAGCACGGAGCCAGCGATTATCTCCTCAAACCCTTTGCTACCGAGGCGCTTGAACGGGTGCTGGCCCGATTGGAAGAAGCGGGGGCCGACCCTGCGCCGGGCCAGGAGGCCGGACGGTGGCCTGCTCGCTCGATCCTCACCGAGGATCCGGGCATGGTGCGGCTGCTGGGCATGGCCGAGGTGGTGGCCATGAGCCAGGCCACCGTGCTGATCCACGGGGAGAGCGGCACCGGCAAGGAATTGCTGGCGCGGTTCATCCACAGCCGGAGCCCGCGCGCCCACCGTCCGTTCATCGCGGTCAACTGCGCGGCCTTGCCGGACGGGTTGCTGGAAAGCGAGCTCTTCGGACACGAACGGGGCGCCTTTACCGGCGCGCTAGTACGGAAGCTGGGCAAATTCGAAATGGCCCATACCGGCACGCTCCTGCTGGATGAAATCAGCGAGATGGATCTGGGGTTGCAGGCCAAGCTCCTCCGCGTGCTGCAGGAGCGGGAAGTGGACCGGATCGGCGGGCGCGAGCCGGTGCACGTGGACATCCGGGTGATCGCGACGACGAATCGGTCCTTGCGGGCCGAGGTGGACCGGGGGCGTTTTCGCGAAGACCTTTATTACCGGCTGAACGTGTTCCCGATCTTGCTGCCCCCCCTCCGGGAACGCCGGCCTGACATTCCGGTCCTGGCCCGACACTTTGTGGAGGCGGCCGCGGCCCGCAACGGGTTGCCGGTACCCGTCCTATCGGAGGCTGCGGCGGCGGTGATTTGTGCGCGGCCCTGGAAAGGCAACGTCCGCGAACTCGAGAATGTCGTGGAGCGGGCGGTGCTCATGGCGTCCGCCGGCACGATTCAGCCCGAACATTTCCAGTTTGACGAGAGCCAGGGCGCCGGCGTCAGTCAGGTGACGCCGGCGGTCGGCAGTTCCAATGCAGCCTCTCAGGCGACGTTGCCGCCGGCTCCGTCAGGCGGCGCGTTCGGCGCGGTGGATGTTGCAAACGAAGGGTCCTTATGGGAGATGGAGCGCGAGCTGATTTTTAAGACCCTCGCCAAAATGAACGGAAATCGAACCCACGCAGCCAAAGTGTTGGGCATCAGCATCAGGACGCTGCGCAACAAGTTGCGTGAATACCGGCAGCAAGGGGAACCGACGGCGGCCGGGGTCGGGTCCTCGGAAGACGGTCGGCAAGAGTTGCCCAGTTCCCTCTTGTGTGACGGAACCGCGCAGGCTCCGAGCCAGGCCCTTCCTGCAGCATGA
- the fliE gene encoding flagellar hook-basal body complex protein FliE → MDDIRISPSIPLPGAPGVGSTGPAGAAATGFMGTLKDAIAKVNEVQVEATQAVEKMATGENQNVHQTMIALQKADVSFHLMMQLRNKIVTAYEEIQRMQV, encoded by the coding sequence ATGGACGACATCCGCATTTCACCAAGCATCCCTCTGCCCGGCGCGCCGGGAGTCGGCTCCACAGGGCCGGCCGGTGCGGCGGCGACCGGCTTCATGGGCACGCTGAAAGATGCGATCGCCAAGGTCAACGAAGTGCAAGTAGAAGCCACCCAGGCCGTGGAGAAAATGGCAACGGGCGAGAACCAGAACGTGCACCAGACCATGATCGCGCTGCAAAAGGCCGACGTGTCGTTTCATCTCATGATGCAACTTCGCAACAAGATCGTGACCGCGTATGAGGAAATTCAGCGGATGCAGGTGTAG
- a CDS encoding FliI/YscN family ATPase: MLNLTERLEQIADLDSIAVRGRVTQAVGLVVEGYGPMNSIGELCEIVREDGTGKIMAEAVGFRDQRVLLMPLGEMRGIGPGSHLIMQGRTASAPVGPALLGRVLDGLGLPLDGKGPVSAESEYPLYAAPLNPMHRRRITHPLDLGVRAINGFLTCGRGQKVGIFAGSGVGKSVLLGMLSRYTGADVNVIALIGERGREVNEFLERDLQAAGLKRSVVIVATSDQPPLVRLRGAFLATAIAEYFRDCGKHVLLMMDSLTRFAHGQREVGLAIGEPPTTKGYTPSVFTLMPKLLERAGTCQGTGSITGLYTVLVEGDDLSDPIADAARSILDGHIVLSRDLAARNQFPAIDVLQSTSRVMRDVAVPEHYAAGRTVMEALATYRRSEDLINLGAYKPGANPKLDRAVNQHGAITAYLRQEVNDKAALGESVVGLLKLAEALR, translated from the coding sequence ATGCTGAACCTGACCGAACGGCTCGAGCAAATCGCGGACCTGGACTCGATCGCGGTCCGGGGGCGGGTGACCCAGGCGGTGGGACTTGTGGTCGAAGGCTACGGGCCGATGAATTCGATCGGCGAATTGTGCGAGATCGTGCGCGAAGACGGGACGGGCAAAATCATGGCGGAGGCGGTCGGCTTCCGGGACCAGCGCGTGTTGCTGATGCCGCTGGGCGAGATGCGCGGAATCGGCCCCGGGAGCCACCTGATCATGCAGGGCCGCACGGCCTCGGCGCCGGTCGGCCCGGCTCTGCTGGGCCGTGTGCTGGACGGGCTGGGCCTGCCGCTGGACGGAAAGGGGCCGGTTTCGGCGGAGTCGGAGTATCCGCTCTATGCCGCTCCTCTCAATCCGATGCACCGGCGGCGCATTACCCATCCGCTGGATCTGGGCGTCCGGGCGATCAACGGCTTTCTCACCTGCGGCCGCGGCCAGAAGGTGGGGATCTTCGCCGGGTCGGGCGTGGGGAAAAGCGTGCTGTTGGGCATGCTGAGCCGGTACACGGGCGCCGACGTGAATGTGATCGCGCTGATCGGTGAACGGGGGCGCGAGGTCAACGAGTTTCTGGAGCGGGACCTTCAGGCCGCCGGCCTCAAGCGGTCGGTGGTGATCGTGGCGACGTCGGACCAGCCGCCGCTGGTGCGCCTGCGCGGCGCGTTTCTCGCCACCGCGATCGCGGAATATTTCCGGGATTGCGGGAAGCACGTTTTGCTCATGATGGACTCGCTGACCCGCTTTGCCCACGGGCAGCGCGAGGTCGGGCTGGCGATCGGCGAACCGCCGACCACCAAGGGCTACACGCCTTCCGTGTTTACGCTGATGCCGAAGCTGCTGGAGCGGGCCGGCACCTGCCAGGGGACGGGTTCGATTACCGGCCTCTATACGGTGCTCGTGGAAGGCGACGACTTGTCCGACCCGATCGCCGACGCCGCCCGCTCCATTCTGGACGGGCACATCGTCTTGTCCCGAGACTTGGCCGCCCGCAACCAATTTCCCGCCATCGACGTCTTGCAGAGCACCAGCCGAGTCATGCGGGACGTGGCGGTGCCCGAGCATTACGCCGCGGGCAGGACCGTCATGGAGGCGTTGGCGACCTATCGCCGTTCGGAGGACCTGATCAATCTTGGGGCGTACAAACCGGGCGCGAATCCGAAGTTGGATCGGGCGGTGAACCAGCACGGCGCGATCACGGCCTACCTGCGGCAGGAAGTCAACGACAAAGCCGCGTTGGGCGAATCGGTCGTCGGCCTGTTGAAGCTGGCGGAGGCGCTCCGGTGA